From a region of the Synechococcus sp. PCC 7335 genome:
- a CDS encoding MerR family transcriptional regulator: MVTELSIQEVATITQLSAHTLRYYERIGLLDPVGRASSGHRRYSKQDIGWIEFVTRLRATGMSIRDMQQFAELRRQGDRTFAQRRHLLEAHQQQIAQQIAALEQNADVLAEKIQHYKQLEEEQDVSSR, translated from the coding sequence ATGGTTACAGAATTATCGATTCAAGAAGTTGCAACGATCACTCAACTAAGCGCTCATACTCTTCGCTACTACGAGCGAATTGGACTGCTCGATCCAGTGGGTCGAGCGTCGAGCGGACACCGCCGATATTCAAAACAGGATATTGGTTGGATTGAATTCGTCACTCGATTGCGAGCGACAGGCATGTCAATTCGAGATATGCAGCAGTTTGCCGAACTACGACGGCAGGGAGATCGTACGTTTGCTCAGCGGCGTCATCTACTAGAGGCGCACCAACAGCAGATAGCTCAGCAGATAGCAGCGCTTGAGCAAAACGCAGACGTTTTAGCTGAGAAGATTCAACACTACAAACAATTAGAGGAGGAACAGGATGTCAGTAGTCGATGA
- a CDS encoding carboxymuconolactone decarboxylase family protein, translating into MSVVDEKENSDVSQKKSERYRRGWQKLKEVDGEAGEQVIESLKGVAPDLARYTVEFPFGDIYNRPGLDLKSREIATVAALTALGNAQPQLKVHLHGALNVGCTRAEVIEVIIQMAVYAGFPAALNGIAVAKSVFAERDEIADRNKKE; encoded by the coding sequence ATGTCAGTAGTCGATGAGAAAGAAAACAGTGATGTTTCACAGAAGAAGAGTGAACGTTACCGCCGGGGCTGGCAAAAGCTGAAGGAGGTCGATGGCGAAGCTGGTGAGCAGGTGATTGAGAGCCTGAAGGGTGTCGCCCCTGACCTAGCTCGTTACACTGTTGAGTTTCCCTTCGGAGATATATATAACAGACCAGGACTAGATTTGAAGTCTAGAGAGATTGCTACAGTCGCTGCATTGACGGCACTTGGAAATGCTCAACCACAGCTGAAAGTTCATCTTCACGGTGCTTTGAACGTAGGGTGTACTCGTGCAGAAGTGATTGAAGTGATTATTCAGATGGCCGTCTACGCTGGCTTCCCCGCTGCGCTGAACGGCATCGCTGTGGCGAAGTCGGTTTTTGCAGAAAGAGATGAGATTGCAGATAGAAACAAGAAAGAGTAA
- a CDS encoding aldo/keto reductase, protein MEIRHLGTEGLTVSALGLGCMGMSSAYEGREDAQAVETIHRAIDLGITFFDTAEVYNDNEQLVGKAIEGRRDLVTVATKFGFKINNGKISGLDSTPENVRRVCHNSLQRLGVDYIDLFYQHRVDKAVPIEETVGAMAELVAEGKVRYLGLSEASVDTIRRAHAVHPISALQSEYSFWERGVETEVLPLLRELKIGFVPYCPLGRGFLTGKVKRAESFESDYRRQDPRFQGDSFTKNMKLVEQVEKLAKEKETTPAQIALAWLLHQGKDIVPIPGTKRPAYVEENAVATEVALSEEDLSRLERIASDNATSGERYAEERMSWLDAS, encoded by the coding sequence ATGGAGATACGTCATCTTGGCACTGAAGGACTAACGGTATCGGCGCTAGGACTTGGTTGTATGGGTATGAGTTCTGCCTATGAAGGTAGAGAAGATGCACAGGCAGTTGAGACAATTCATCGGGCGATTGATCTAGGCATTACGTTCTTCGATACAGCAGAAGTCTATAACGACAACGAGCAGCTCGTTGGCAAGGCTATCGAAGGACGGCGTGACCTGGTTACGGTTGCGACTAAGTTCGGCTTCAAAATCAACAACGGTAAGATTTCTGGCCTTGATAGCACTCCGGAAAATGTACGCCGAGTCTGTCATAACTCGCTACAGCGGCTGGGTGTCGATTACATTGATCTGTTTTATCAGCACCGTGTAGATAAGGCGGTGCCTATAGAAGAGACGGTAGGCGCAATGGCAGAACTGGTAGCCGAAGGAAAGGTTAGGTACTTAGGACTATCAGAAGCAAGCGTAGACACCATTCGTCGTGCCCATGCCGTTCATCCTATCAGCGCCCTTCAGTCCGAGTACTCATTTTGGGAGCGAGGCGTAGAAACTGAGGTATTGCCCCTATTGAGAGAGCTGAAGATTGGCTTCGTACCTTATTGTCCCTTAGGTAGAGGCTTCCTAACAGGAAAGGTTAAGCGAGCAGAGTCATTTGAGAGTGACTATCGCCGTCAAGACCCTCGGTTTCAAGGAGATAGTTTTACGAAGAATATGAAGCTGGTTGAGCAGGTTGAAAAACTTGCGAAAGAGAAAGAGACAACACCCGCTCAAATTGCTTTGGCGTGGTTACTGCATCAGGGGAAAGACATTGTTCCTATTCCTGGAACAAAGCGACCTGCTTATGTAGAGGAGAATGCAGTTGCGACTGAAGTTGCGTTGAGTGAAGAAGACCTATCGCGGCTAGAACGCATTGCTTCCGACAATGCTACGTCTGGTGAACGCTATGCGGAAGAACGGATGAGCTGGCTTGACGCTAGTTGA
- a CDS encoding transposase, protein MVFALIQTGSVSLTKWTTYLPCRGLYAQSKQRRVRRWLGNSRINIHRLYKPLIQAALATWEAECLYLCLDTSLFWEQYCLIRLAVVYRGRSIPLAWRVLEHNSASVAFEAYEELLRQSTQYLPSNANMILLADRGFVHTRAMTLIKQLGWHYRIRIKSDTWIWRPGSGWCQPKSFHLERGRALCFHHIRLHRHEQYGPVHVIIGRNNINGELWAVVSDQPTSPQTFMEYALRFDIEEGFLDDQSAGWNLQRSEIRGLTDLSRLWFILAVATLYVTAQGVAVVQSGRRRWIDTHWDRGNSYFRIGLEWTKAALLNGWQVIKQACFTSHIDPQPAMASRPQHNKKSGRLLDFSVITVKFVPD, encoded by the coding sequence ATGGTGTTTGCGCTGATTCAAACCGGCAGCGTCAGCCTGACAAAGTGGACAACCTACTTGCCCTGTCGCGGTCTCTACGCCCAGAGTAAACAAAGACGGGTGCGTCGCTGGTTAGGCAATAGCCGCATCAACATCCACCGATTGTACAAACCGCTGATTCAAGCGGCCTTGGCGACCTGGGAAGCCGAGTGCCTTTATCTTTGTTTAGACACCTCGCTGTTTTGGGAGCAGTACTGCTTAATTCGGCTAGCCGTGGTGTATCGAGGCCGCTCCATTCCTCTGGCTTGGCGAGTTCTAGAACACAACAGTGCCTCTGTTGCGTTTGAAGCCTATGAAGAACTGCTCAGGCAGTCTACGCAATACTTGCCTTCAAACGCAAACATGATTCTGTTGGCCGACCGAGGCTTTGTGCATACCCGTGCGATGACGCTGATAAAACAACTCGGCTGGCACTACCGCATCCGTATCAAAAGTGACACCTGGATTTGGCGACCCGGTTCCGGCTGGTGTCAACCTAAATCGTTTCACCTAGAACGAGGTCGGGCACTATGTTTCCACCACATCAGACTCCATCGTCACGAACAGTACGGCCCAGTGCATGTCATCATCGGGCGCAACAACATCAATGGTGAACTTTGGGCCGTCGTCAGCGACCAGCCCACTAGCCCGCAAACCTTTATGGAATATGCCTTGCGCTTCGATATCGAGGAAGGATTTTTAGACGACCAGTCCGCCGGTTGGAATCTACAACGCTCTGAGATTCGAGGCCTCACTGACCTCTCTCGCTTATGGTTTATTCTGGCAGTAGCCACGCTTTACGTCACGGCTCAAGGCGTAGCGGTTGTGCAATCAGGCCGTAGGCGATGGATTGACACACACTGGGATAGAGGCAACAGCTACTTTCGCATCGGATTGGAGTGGACTAAGGCGGCTCTGCTCAACGGTTGGCAGGTGATTAAACAGGCTTGTTTTACCTCTCACATTGATCCGCAACCGGCGATGGCTTCTAGGCCACAACACAACAAGAAGTCCGGGCGCTTGCTCGATTTCAGCGTGATTACCGTTAAG